In a single window of the Terriglobus roseus genome:
- a CDS encoding ribonuclease T2 family protein, which produces MNRLIAASLSIVLVSCIGGCKNSQQQIEPSQTSSRDPGASREQRSPGDEDYNGKYQAESHHRHHHGRRGETPDDNWGTYDRTDDGDAPASRAEVAGGSSQTRFSRHHNSRALTAAPGKFDFYVLNLSWSPEFCHGHPSAAECSQHRAFTLHGLWPQNNDGTYPEDCSDAPGPANPSQYADIYPDASLLQHEWQTHGTCSGLAPDQFLTLDRRAEHSITIPTALAHLKQQASMTPAQIVTLFTQSNAGLPASSLAITCGNNFLTAVEVCMDKNLKPESCSAVKTCGANQIRIPAPQ; this is translated from the coding sequence ATGAATCGGCTCATTGCAGCATCCCTCTCAATCGTTCTTGTCTCTTGCATCGGTGGCTGCAAGAACAGTCAGCAGCAGATCGAGCCTTCGCAGACCAGCAGTCGTGACCCAGGTGCTTCCAGAGAGCAGCGCTCGCCAGGTGATGAGGACTACAACGGAAAATACCAAGCCGAATCCCACCATCGCCACCATCACGGCAGGCGTGGCGAAACACCGGATGACAACTGGGGCACTTACGACCGCACCGATGACGGCGACGCCCCGGCAAGCAGGGCAGAGGTGGCAGGTGGAAGTTCGCAGACCCGCTTCAGTCGCCATCACAACAGCCGTGCGCTGACTGCTGCACCGGGCAAGTTCGACTTCTATGTGCTCAATCTTTCATGGTCACCCGAGTTCTGCCATGGCCACCCATCTGCCGCAGAGTGCTCGCAGCATCGCGCCTTCACGCTGCACGGCCTGTGGCCGCAGAACAACGACGGCACCTATCCCGAGGACTGCAGCGATGCGCCTGGTCCTGCGAATCCGTCGCAATATGCCGACATCTATCCCGATGCGTCCCTGCTGCAGCACGAATGGCAGACGCACGGCACCTGCTCCGGCCTTGCGCCTGACCAGTTCCTGACGCTCGACCGCCGTGCCGAGCACTCGATCACGATTCCGACGGCACTCGCCCATCTGAAGCAGCAGGCCAGCATGACGCCAGCGCAGATCGTAACGCTGTTCACGCAGAGCAACGCCGGATTGCCGGCGAGCAGTCTCGCCATTACGTGCGGCAATAACTTCCTCACGGCCGTCGAGGTGTGCATGGATAAGAACCTGAAGCCGGAGAGCTGTTCCGCCGTGAAGACCTGCGGAGCGAATCAGATTCGCATTCCTGCTCCGCAGTGA